The following proteins are co-located in the Melanotaenia boesemani isolate fMelBoe1 chromosome 5, fMelBoe1.pri, whole genome shotgun sequence genome:
- the LOC121639509 gene encoding dynactin subunit 1-like isoform X3: MSSAGTVESGKPPKIGSIVEVTGKGQRGTVAYIGATLFASGKWVGVILDEPKGKNDGTVQGKRYFTCEENHGIFVRQSQIQVVEEGSTATSPDTPESNLSRILKQKEIPETPKTSKQTPANIKKSSTRRSAKASRESLTSSLSDVSEVSPSSQQAALGAPVVPQPSGSPATAQVPATPSKVEPAISKQEEESLRAQVKDLEEKLETLKMKRTEDKAKLKELEKHKIQLEQLQEWKTKMQEQQTDLQKQLKEAKKEAREAQEAKDRYMEEMADTADAIEMATLDKEMAEERAESLQVEVDTLKEKVEELSMDLEILRHEISEKGSDGAASSYQVKQLEEQNSRLKEALVRMRDLSTSEKQEHVKLQKQMEKKNTELETLRTQKEKLQDEVKQAEATIDELKEQVDAALGSEEMVETLTERNLDLEEKVRELRETVTDLEAINEMNDELQENARETEMELREQLDLGAAKVREAGKKVEAAQETVADYQQTINKYRELTASLQEANRELISQQNANTEQVQQPPAELFDFKIKFAETKAYAKAIEMELRKMEVAQANRQVSLLTSFMPDSFLRHGGDQDCILVLLLIPRLIFKAELISKQAQEKFDLNGNLVQGTGLRGPPGEQRSFAAGLVYSLSLLQATLHKYEQALNTCSVEVFKRMGTLYSEMSFHERSLDYFIDLLHKDQLDETVQVEPLTKAIKYYQQLYSVHLTDQTEDCTVQLADHIKFTQSALDCMAVEVVRLRAFLAAGQESSGLAILLKDLDTSCSDIRQFCKKIRRRMPGTDVAGVPAALNFGQQVSEALTECRRQLTRVVAVLQEVAAAGAQMIAPLGEQEGLNALKLEDTACKVVEQVYGSQGVNGPEFLRQSCSSVIATMNKMATAMQEGEYDAEKPQGKTPPVEMRASTVRAEMTDAEGLGVKLEDRETVIMELKKSLKIKGEELSEAHVRLSLLEKKLDTSTKDADERVEKIQTKLDENLSLLKKKEKEFEETMDALQADIDQLEAEKAELKQRISNQSKMTIEGLRGPPASGIASLVHGSAGAGLPPSMAGPTQVVDSPLLKQQVETQRLGIKYLKNENNRLKAEKMRAQLASLPPLCPPKLPQVSKESSTPPEGLNTGIYRRTDQLLATLLKLSSEVKVVDITGKTAVRASTQLLEQTARLKNLSDALDKLKGEVAEHVVSYQPGAKASSDFATFPASSFVKAKGEKQEGTVFVGRVAIPCIRGQEQVHRLVLSQQQLQQVHRLLMT, encoded by the exons ATGAGCAGCGCAGGAACAGTGGAGAGTGGTAAACCTCCAAAG ATCGGCTCCATAGTAGAAGTGACAGGAAAGGGGCAGCGAGGTACTGTCGCCTACATTGGCGCCACCCTCTTTGCTTCAGGTAAATGGGTGGGTGTCATACTGGATGAGCCCAAAGGCAAGAACGATGGAACTGTGCAAGGCAAGCGCTACTTCACCTGTGAGGAAAACCATGGGATATTTGTCAGGCAGTCCCAG ATCCAGGTGGTGGAGGAAGGCTCCACTGCTACATCACCAGATACTCCTGAGTCCAACCTTTCTAGGATACTCAAACAAAAAG AGATTCCTGAGACTCCCAAAACATCCAAGCAG ACTCCTGCGAACATTAAGAAG TCCTCTACCCGTCGTTCTGCAAAG GCTTCTCGTGAGAGCCTCACATCTTCTCTGTCTGATGTCAGTGAGGTGAGCCCGTCCTCCCAGCAGGCTGCACTCGGGGCTCCTGTCGTGCCTCAGCCCAGTGGGTCGCCTGCTACCGCCCAGGTACCAGCTACTCCAAGCAAG GTGGAACCTGCCATATCTAAGCAG GAGGAAGAGTCGCTGCGAGCGCAAGTCAAGGATCTGGAAGAGAAGCTGGAGACTTTGAAGATGAAGCGAACAGAGGACAAGGCCAAGCTGAAGGAGCTGGAGAAACACAAGATCCAGCTGGAACAGCTGCAGGAGTGGAAGACCAAAATGCAGGAGCAGCAGACCGACCTACAGAAACAACTCAAAGAGGCTAAGAAg GAAGCTCGGGAGGCACAGGAGGCCAAAGACCGCTATATGGAGGAGATGGCAGACACAGCAGATGCCATAGAGATGGCCACACTGGACAAAGAGATGGCTGAGGAGCGAGCAGAGTCGCTCCAAGTGGAGGTAGACACGCTGAAAGAGAAAGTAGAGGAACTCTCCATGGACCTGGAGATCCTCAGGCATGAGATTTCAGAGAAAg GTTCAGATGGCGCCGCCTCCAGTTATCAAGTtaaacagctggaggagcagaACAGCAGACTGAAGGAGGCATTGGTCAG GATGCGAGATCTGTCTACCTCAGAGAAGCAGGAACATGTGAAGCtgcagaagcagatggagaagAAGAACACTGAGCTGGAGACACTGAGGACTCAGAAGGAAAAACTGCAGGACGAAGTCAAACAAGCGGAGGCCACAATCGATGAACTGAAGGAGCAG GTGGATGCTGCTCTGGGGTCAGAAGAGATGGTTGAGACGCTGACGGAGAGAAACCTTGACCTGGAAGAGAAAGTCCGAGAGCTGAGAGAAACAGTCACTGATTTG GAGGCCATCAATGAGATGAACGATGAGCTCCAGGAGAATGCCAGAGAAACGGAAATGGAGCTGAGGGAGCAGTTAGACCTGGGTGCTGCAAAGGTTAGAGAGGCAGGAAAAAAGGTGGAAGCTGCTCAGGAGACTGTAGCTGATTACCAGCAGACCATCAACAAGTACAGAGAGCTCACAGCCTCACTTCAG GAGGCCAACAGGGAGCTGATCAGTCAGCAGAATGCAAACACTGAGCAAGTTCAGCAACCACCTGCAGAGCTGTTTGATTTCAAGATTAAGTTTGCAGAGACCAAGGCTTATGCCAAG GCCATTGAGATGGAGTTGAGGAAAATGGAAGTGGCTCAAGCAAACAGACAGGTGTCCCTCCTCACCTCCTTCATGCCAGACTCCTTCCTTCGCCATGGTGGGGACCAGGACTGTATTCTGGTGTTGCTGCTCATTCCTAGACTCATCTTCAAG GCTGAGCTGATCAGTAAACAAGCCCAGGAGAAGTTTGACTTGAACGGGAACCTAGTCCAGGGAACAGGGCTCAGAGGACCTCCAGGAGAACAGCGTAGTTTTGCTGCAGGACTGGTGTACTCCCTTAGCCTCCTTCAGGCTACTCTACACAAATATGAACA GGCTCTGAATACCTGCAGTGTGGAGGTTTTTAAGCGCATGGGTACACTTTACTCTGAGATGAGTTTCCACGAGCGCTCTTTGGACTATTTCATTGACCTGCTGCACAAGGACCAGCTAGATGAGACCGTACAGGTGGAACCTCTGACAAAAGCCATTAAATACTATCAG CAACTGTACAGTGTCCATCTGACAGATCAAACTGAGGACTGCACAGTGCAACTGGCTGACCACATTAAG TTTACCCAGAGTGCTCTGGACTGTATGGCAGTGGAGGTGGTACGTCTGCGGGCGTTCCTGGCGGCAGGACAGGAGAGTTCTGGCCTCGCTATTCTTCTAAAGGACCTGGACACTTCCTGCTCTGATATCCGACAGTTCTGTAAGAAGATCCGCCGTCGTATGCCTGGAACAGATGTGGCAGGAGTCCCAGCTGCTCTCAATTTTGGACAACAG GTGTCAGAGGCGCTAACAGAGTGCAGGCGACAGCTGACCCGTGTGGTTGCAGTGCTCCAGGAGGTGGCTGCAGCTGGAGCTCAGATGATCGCTCCACTGGGAGAACAGGAAGGTCTCAATGCTTTAAAACTGGAGGATACTGCATGCAAAGTCGTGGAGCAG GTATACGGCTCCCAAGGTGTGAATGGCCCAGAGTTTCTGCGACAATCCTGCAGCTCTGTCATCGCCACCATGAACAAGATGGCTACAGCCATGCAGGAGGGAGAATATGATGCTGAAAAACCACAAGGAAAA ACTCCTCCAGTGGAGATGAGGGCATCCACCGTCAGGGCTGAGATGACTGACGCAGAAGGTCTTGGAGTCAAACTAGAAGACAGAGAAACCGTCATCATGGAGCTCAAGAAGTCTCTTAAGATTAAG GGTGAGGAGCTGAGTGAGGCCCACGTCCGCTTAAGCCTTTTGGAGAAGAAGCTGGACACCTCCACCAAAGATGCTGATGAGCGTGTGGAAAAGATTCAGACCAAACTGGATGAAAACCTTTCTCTActcaagaagaaagaaaa AGAGTTTGAGGAGACAATGGATGCTCTTCAGGCTGATATTGACCAGCTGGAGGCTGAGAAAGCTGAGCTGAAACAACGCATCAGTAACCAGTCAAAGATGACCATTGAAGGCCTGAGAGGTCCACCTGCCTCAGGAATTGCCTCTCTAGTCCATGGATCTGCAGGAG CAGGTCTGCCTCCTTCCATGGCAGGACCCACACAGGTAGTGGACTCTCCTCTTCTCAAGCAGCAGGTTGAGACTCAGAGACTGGGCATTAAATACCTCAAGAATGAAAACAACAGGCTCAAG GCCGAGAAGATGAGGGCTCAGCTTGCCTCCCTGCCTCCACTCTGTCCTCCAAAACTGCCCCAAGTGTCCAAAGAAAGCTCCACGCCTCCAGAGGGACTAAACACAGGCATCTATCGTAGAACTGACCAGCTGCTGGCCACCCTGCTCAAACTTAGTTCAGAAGTTAAAGTAGTGGACATCACCGGGAAAACGGCGG tcCGTGCCAGCACTCAGCTGCTGGAGCAGACGGCTCGATTGAAGAATCTAAGTGATGCTCTGGACAAACTTAAG GGTGAGGTTGCTGAACATGTGGTTTCATATCAGCCTGGAGCTAAGGCTTCCTCAGACTTTGCCACATTCCCAGCGTCCTCCTTTGTTAAG GCCAAAGGAGAGAAGCAAGAAGGAACAGTGTTTGTAGGTCGTGTTGCCATTCCATGTATCCGTGGACAAGAACAAGTCCACCGCCTCGTCCTatcacagcagcagctgcaacaaGTGCACCGTCTCCTCATGACCTAA
- the LOC121639509 gene encoding dynactin subunit 1-like isoform X5, producing MSSAGTVESGKPPKIGSIVEVTGKGQRGTVAYIGATLFASGKWVGVILDEPKGKNDGTVQGKRYFTCEENHGIFVRQSQIQVVEEGSTATSPDTPESNLSRILKQKEIPETPKTSKQASRESLTSSLSDVSEVSPSSQQAALGAPVVPQPSGSPATAQVPATPSKVEPAISKQEEESLRAQVKDLEEKLETLKMKRTEDKAKLKELEKHKIQLEQLQEWKTKMQEQQTDLQKQLKEAKKEAREAQEAKDRYMEEMADTADAIEMATLDKEMAEERAESLQVEVDTLKEKVEELSMDLEILRHEISEKGSDGAASSYQVKQLEEQNSRLKEALVRMRDLSTSEKQEHVKLQKQMEKKNTELETLRTQKEKLQDEVKQAEATIDELKEQVDAALGSEEMVETLTERNLDLEEKVRELRETVTDLEAINEMNDELQENARETEMELREQLDLGAAKVREAGKKVEAAQETVADYQQTINKYRELTASLQEANRELISQQNANTEQVQQPPAELFDFKIKFAETKAYAKAIEMELRKMEVAQANRQVSLLTSFMPDSFLRHGGDQDCILVLLLIPRLIFKAELISKQAQEKFDLNGNLVQGTGLRGPPGEQRSFAAGLVYSLSLLQATLHKYEQALNTCSVEVFKRMGTLYSEMSFHERSLDYFIDLLHKDQLDETVQVEPLTKAIKYYQQLYSVHLTDQTEDCTVQLADHIKFTQSALDCMAVEVVRLRAFLAAGQESSGLAILLKDLDTSCSDIRQFCKKIRRRMPGTDVAGVPAALNFGQQVSEALTECRRQLTRVVAVLQEVAAAGAQMIAPLGEQEGLNALKLEDTACKVVEQVYGSQGVNGPEFLRQSCSSVIATMNKMATAMQEGEYDAEKPQGKTPPVEMRASTVRAEMTDAEGLGVKLEDRETVIMELKKSLKIKGEELSEAHVRLSLLEKKLDTSTKDADERVEKIQTKLDENLSLLKKKEKEFEETMDALQADIDQLEAEKAELKQRISNQSKMTIEGLRGPPASGIASLVHGSAGAGLPPSMAGPTQVVDSPLLKQQVETQRLGIKYLKNENNRLKAEKMRAQLASLPPLCPPKLPQVSKESSTPPEGLNTGIYRRTDQLLATLLKLSSEVKVVDITGKTAVRASTQLLEQTARLKNLSDALDKLKGEVAEHVVSYQPGAKASSDFATFPASSFVKAKGEKQEGTVFVGRVAIPCIRGQEQVHRLVLSQQQLQQVHRLLMT from the exons ATGAGCAGCGCAGGAACAGTGGAGAGTGGTAAACCTCCAAAG ATCGGCTCCATAGTAGAAGTGACAGGAAAGGGGCAGCGAGGTACTGTCGCCTACATTGGCGCCACCCTCTTTGCTTCAGGTAAATGGGTGGGTGTCATACTGGATGAGCCCAAAGGCAAGAACGATGGAACTGTGCAAGGCAAGCGCTACTTCACCTGTGAGGAAAACCATGGGATATTTGTCAGGCAGTCCCAG ATCCAGGTGGTGGAGGAAGGCTCCACTGCTACATCACCAGATACTCCTGAGTCCAACCTTTCTAGGATACTCAAACAAAAAG AGATTCCTGAGACTCCCAAAACATCCAAGCAG GCTTCTCGTGAGAGCCTCACATCTTCTCTGTCTGATGTCAGTGAGGTGAGCCCGTCCTCCCAGCAGGCTGCACTCGGGGCTCCTGTCGTGCCTCAGCCCAGTGGGTCGCCTGCTACCGCCCAGGTACCAGCTACTCCAAGCAAG GTGGAACCTGCCATATCTAAGCAG GAGGAAGAGTCGCTGCGAGCGCAAGTCAAGGATCTGGAAGAGAAGCTGGAGACTTTGAAGATGAAGCGAACAGAGGACAAGGCCAAGCTGAAGGAGCTGGAGAAACACAAGATCCAGCTGGAACAGCTGCAGGAGTGGAAGACCAAAATGCAGGAGCAGCAGACCGACCTACAGAAACAACTCAAAGAGGCTAAGAAg GAAGCTCGGGAGGCACAGGAGGCCAAAGACCGCTATATGGAGGAGATGGCAGACACAGCAGATGCCATAGAGATGGCCACACTGGACAAAGAGATGGCTGAGGAGCGAGCAGAGTCGCTCCAAGTGGAGGTAGACACGCTGAAAGAGAAAGTAGAGGAACTCTCCATGGACCTGGAGATCCTCAGGCATGAGATTTCAGAGAAAg GTTCAGATGGCGCCGCCTCCAGTTATCAAGTtaaacagctggaggagcagaACAGCAGACTGAAGGAGGCATTGGTCAG GATGCGAGATCTGTCTACCTCAGAGAAGCAGGAACATGTGAAGCtgcagaagcagatggagaagAAGAACACTGAGCTGGAGACACTGAGGACTCAGAAGGAAAAACTGCAGGACGAAGTCAAACAAGCGGAGGCCACAATCGATGAACTGAAGGAGCAG GTGGATGCTGCTCTGGGGTCAGAAGAGATGGTTGAGACGCTGACGGAGAGAAACCTTGACCTGGAAGAGAAAGTCCGAGAGCTGAGAGAAACAGTCACTGATTTG GAGGCCATCAATGAGATGAACGATGAGCTCCAGGAGAATGCCAGAGAAACGGAAATGGAGCTGAGGGAGCAGTTAGACCTGGGTGCTGCAAAGGTTAGAGAGGCAGGAAAAAAGGTGGAAGCTGCTCAGGAGACTGTAGCTGATTACCAGCAGACCATCAACAAGTACAGAGAGCTCACAGCCTCACTTCAG GAGGCCAACAGGGAGCTGATCAGTCAGCAGAATGCAAACACTGAGCAAGTTCAGCAACCACCTGCAGAGCTGTTTGATTTCAAGATTAAGTTTGCAGAGACCAAGGCTTATGCCAAG GCCATTGAGATGGAGTTGAGGAAAATGGAAGTGGCTCAAGCAAACAGACAGGTGTCCCTCCTCACCTCCTTCATGCCAGACTCCTTCCTTCGCCATGGTGGGGACCAGGACTGTATTCTGGTGTTGCTGCTCATTCCTAGACTCATCTTCAAG GCTGAGCTGATCAGTAAACAAGCCCAGGAGAAGTTTGACTTGAACGGGAACCTAGTCCAGGGAACAGGGCTCAGAGGACCTCCAGGAGAACAGCGTAGTTTTGCTGCAGGACTGGTGTACTCCCTTAGCCTCCTTCAGGCTACTCTACACAAATATGAACA GGCTCTGAATACCTGCAGTGTGGAGGTTTTTAAGCGCATGGGTACACTTTACTCTGAGATGAGTTTCCACGAGCGCTCTTTGGACTATTTCATTGACCTGCTGCACAAGGACCAGCTAGATGAGACCGTACAGGTGGAACCTCTGACAAAAGCCATTAAATACTATCAG CAACTGTACAGTGTCCATCTGACAGATCAAACTGAGGACTGCACAGTGCAACTGGCTGACCACATTAAG TTTACCCAGAGTGCTCTGGACTGTATGGCAGTGGAGGTGGTACGTCTGCGGGCGTTCCTGGCGGCAGGACAGGAGAGTTCTGGCCTCGCTATTCTTCTAAAGGACCTGGACACTTCCTGCTCTGATATCCGACAGTTCTGTAAGAAGATCCGCCGTCGTATGCCTGGAACAGATGTGGCAGGAGTCCCAGCTGCTCTCAATTTTGGACAACAG GTGTCAGAGGCGCTAACAGAGTGCAGGCGACAGCTGACCCGTGTGGTTGCAGTGCTCCAGGAGGTGGCTGCAGCTGGAGCTCAGATGATCGCTCCACTGGGAGAACAGGAAGGTCTCAATGCTTTAAAACTGGAGGATACTGCATGCAAAGTCGTGGAGCAG GTATACGGCTCCCAAGGTGTGAATGGCCCAGAGTTTCTGCGACAATCCTGCAGCTCTGTCATCGCCACCATGAACAAGATGGCTACAGCCATGCAGGAGGGAGAATATGATGCTGAAAAACCACAAGGAAAA ACTCCTCCAGTGGAGATGAGGGCATCCACCGTCAGGGCTGAGATGACTGACGCAGAAGGTCTTGGAGTCAAACTAGAAGACAGAGAAACCGTCATCATGGAGCTCAAGAAGTCTCTTAAGATTAAG GGTGAGGAGCTGAGTGAGGCCCACGTCCGCTTAAGCCTTTTGGAGAAGAAGCTGGACACCTCCACCAAAGATGCTGATGAGCGTGTGGAAAAGATTCAGACCAAACTGGATGAAAACCTTTCTCTActcaagaagaaagaaaa AGAGTTTGAGGAGACAATGGATGCTCTTCAGGCTGATATTGACCAGCTGGAGGCTGAGAAAGCTGAGCTGAAACAACGCATCAGTAACCAGTCAAAGATGACCATTGAAGGCCTGAGAGGTCCACCTGCCTCAGGAATTGCCTCTCTAGTCCATGGATCTGCAGGAG CAGGTCTGCCTCCTTCCATGGCAGGACCCACACAGGTAGTGGACTCTCCTCTTCTCAAGCAGCAGGTTGAGACTCAGAGACTGGGCATTAAATACCTCAAGAATGAAAACAACAGGCTCAAG GCCGAGAAGATGAGGGCTCAGCTTGCCTCCCTGCCTCCACTCTGTCCTCCAAAACTGCCCCAAGTGTCCAAAGAAAGCTCCACGCCTCCAGAGGGACTAAACACAGGCATCTATCGTAGAACTGACCAGCTGCTGGCCACCCTGCTCAAACTTAGTTCAGAAGTTAAAGTAGTGGACATCACCGGGAAAACGGCGG tcCGTGCCAGCACTCAGCTGCTGGAGCAGACGGCTCGATTGAAGAATCTAAGTGATGCTCTGGACAAACTTAAG GGTGAGGTTGCTGAACATGTGGTTTCATATCAGCCTGGAGCTAAGGCTTCCTCAGACTTTGCCACATTCCCAGCGTCCTCCTTTGTTAAG GCCAAAGGAGAGAAGCAAGAAGGAACAGTGTTTGTAGGTCGTGTTGCCATTCCATGTATCCGTGGACAAGAACAAGTCCACCGCCTCGTCCTatcacagcagcagctgcaacaaGTGCACCGTCTCCTCATGACCTAA
- the LOC121639509 gene encoding dynactin subunit 1-like isoform X4, with amino-acid sequence MSSAGTVESGKPPKIGSIVEVTGKGQRGTVAYIGATLFASGKWVGVILDEPKGKNDGTVQGKRYFTCEENHGIFVRQSQIQVVEEGSTATSPDTPESNLSRILKQKEIPETPKTSKQTPANIKKASRESLTSSLSDVSEVSPSSQQAALGAPVVPQPSGSPATAQVPATPSKVEPAISKQEEESLRAQVKDLEEKLETLKMKRTEDKAKLKELEKHKIQLEQLQEWKTKMQEQQTDLQKQLKEAKKEAREAQEAKDRYMEEMADTADAIEMATLDKEMAEERAESLQVEVDTLKEKVEELSMDLEILRHEISEKGSDGAASSYQVKQLEEQNSRLKEALVRMRDLSTSEKQEHVKLQKQMEKKNTELETLRTQKEKLQDEVKQAEATIDELKEQVDAALGSEEMVETLTERNLDLEEKVRELRETVTDLEAINEMNDELQENARETEMELREQLDLGAAKVREAGKKVEAAQETVADYQQTINKYRELTASLQEANRELISQQNANTEQVQQPPAELFDFKIKFAETKAYAKAIEMELRKMEVAQANRQVSLLTSFMPDSFLRHGGDQDCILVLLLIPRLIFKAELISKQAQEKFDLNGNLVQGTGLRGPPGEQRSFAAGLVYSLSLLQATLHKYEQALNTCSVEVFKRMGTLYSEMSFHERSLDYFIDLLHKDQLDETVQVEPLTKAIKYYQQLYSVHLTDQTEDCTVQLADHIKFTQSALDCMAVEVVRLRAFLAAGQESSGLAILLKDLDTSCSDIRQFCKKIRRRMPGTDVAGVPAALNFGQQVSEALTECRRQLTRVVAVLQEVAAAGAQMIAPLGEQEGLNALKLEDTACKVVEQVYGSQGVNGPEFLRQSCSSVIATMNKMATAMQEGEYDAEKPQGKTPPVEMRASTVRAEMTDAEGLGVKLEDRETVIMELKKSLKIKGEELSEAHVRLSLLEKKLDTSTKDADERVEKIQTKLDENLSLLKKKEKEFEETMDALQADIDQLEAEKAELKQRISNQSKMTIEGLRGPPASGIASLVHGSAGAGLPPSMAGPTQVVDSPLLKQQVETQRLGIKYLKNENNRLKAEKMRAQLASLPPLCPPKLPQVSKESSTPPEGLNTGIYRRTDQLLATLLKLSSEVKVVDITGKTAVRASTQLLEQTARLKNLSDALDKLKGEVAEHVVSYQPGAKASSDFATFPASSFVKAKGEKQEGTVFVGRVAIPCIRGQEQVHRLVLSQQQLQQVHRLLMT; translated from the exons ATGAGCAGCGCAGGAACAGTGGAGAGTGGTAAACCTCCAAAG ATCGGCTCCATAGTAGAAGTGACAGGAAAGGGGCAGCGAGGTACTGTCGCCTACATTGGCGCCACCCTCTTTGCTTCAGGTAAATGGGTGGGTGTCATACTGGATGAGCCCAAAGGCAAGAACGATGGAACTGTGCAAGGCAAGCGCTACTTCACCTGTGAGGAAAACCATGGGATATTTGTCAGGCAGTCCCAG ATCCAGGTGGTGGAGGAAGGCTCCACTGCTACATCACCAGATACTCCTGAGTCCAACCTTTCTAGGATACTCAAACAAAAAG AGATTCCTGAGACTCCCAAAACATCCAAGCAG ACTCCTGCGAACATTAAGAAG GCTTCTCGTGAGAGCCTCACATCTTCTCTGTCTGATGTCAGTGAGGTGAGCCCGTCCTCCCAGCAGGCTGCACTCGGGGCTCCTGTCGTGCCTCAGCCCAGTGGGTCGCCTGCTACCGCCCAGGTACCAGCTACTCCAAGCAAG GTGGAACCTGCCATATCTAAGCAG GAGGAAGAGTCGCTGCGAGCGCAAGTCAAGGATCTGGAAGAGAAGCTGGAGACTTTGAAGATGAAGCGAACAGAGGACAAGGCCAAGCTGAAGGAGCTGGAGAAACACAAGATCCAGCTGGAACAGCTGCAGGAGTGGAAGACCAAAATGCAGGAGCAGCAGACCGACCTACAGAAACAACTCAAAGAGGCTAAGAAg GAAGCTCGGGAGGCACAGGAGGCCAAAGACCGCTATATGGAGGAGATGGCAGACACAGCAGATGCCATAGAGATGGCCACACTGGACAAAGAGATGGCTGAGGAGCGAGCAGAGTCGCTCCAAGTGGAGGTAGACACGCTGAAAGAGAAAGTAGAGGAACTCTCCATGGACCTGGAGATCCTCAGGCATGAGATTTCAGAGAAAg GTTCAGATGGCGCCGCCTCCAGTTATCAAGTtaaacagctggaggagcagaACAGCAGACTGAAGGAGGCATTGGTCAG GATGCGAGATCTGTCTACCTCAGAGAAGCAGGAACATGTGAAGCtgcagaagcagatggagaagAAGAACACTGAGCTGGAGACACTGAGGACTCAGAAGGAAAAACTGCAGGACGAAGTCAAACAAGCGGAGGCCACAATCGATGAACTGAAGGAGCAG GTGGATGCTGCTCTGGGGTCAGAAGAGATGGTTGAGACGCTGACGGAGAGAAACCTTGACCTGGAAGAGAAAGTCCGAGAGCTGAGAGAAACAGTCACTGATTTG GAGGCCATCAATGAGATGAACGATGAGCTCCAGGAGAATGCCAGAGAAACGGAAATGGAGCTGAGGGAGCAGTTAGACCTGGGTGCTGCAAAGGTTAGAGAGGCAGGAAAAAAGGTGGAAGCTGCTCAGGAGACTGTAGCTGATTACCAGCAGACCATCAACAAGTACAGAGAGCTCACAGCCTCACTTCAG GAGGCCAACAGGGAGCTGATCAGTCAGCAGAATGCAAACACTGAGCAAGTTCAGCAACCACCTGCAGAGCTGTTTGATTTCAAGATTAAGTTTGCAGAGACCAAGGCTTATGCCAAG GCCATTGAGATGGAGTTGAGGAAAATGGAAGTGGCTCAAGCAAACAGACAGGTGTCCCTCCTCACCTCCTTCATGCCAGACTCCTTCCTTCGCCATGGTGGGGACCAGGACTGTATTCTGGTGTTGCTGCTCATTCCTAGACTCATCTTCAAG GCTGAGCTGATCAGTAAACAAGCCCAGGAGAAGTTTGACTTGAACGGGAACCTAGTCCAGGGAACAGGGCTCAGAGGACCTCCAGGAGAACAGCGTAGTTTTGCTGCAGGACTGGTGTACTCCCTTAGCCTCCTTCAGGCTACTCTACACAAATATGAACA GGCTCTGAATACCTGCAGTGTGGAGGTTTTTAAGCGCATGGGTACACTTTACTCTGAGATGAGTTTCCACGAGCGCTCTTTGGACTATTTCATTGACCTGCTGCACAAGGACCAGCTAGATGAGACCGTACAGGTGGAACCTCTGACAAAAGCCATTAAATACTATCAG CAACTGTACAGTGTCCATCTGACAGATCAAACTGAGGACTGCACAGTGCAACTGGCTGACCACATTAAG TTTACCCAGAGTGCTCTGGACTGTATGGCAGTGGAGGTGGTACGTCTGCGGGCGTTCCTGGCGGCAGGACAGGAGAGTTCTGGCCTCGCTATTCTTCTAAAGGACCTGGACACTTCCTGCTCTGATATCCGACAGTTCTGTAAGAAGATCCGCCGTCGTATGCCTGGAACAGATGTGGCAGGAGTCCCAGCTGCTCTCAATTTTGGACAACAG GTGTCAGAGGCGCTAACAGAGTGCAGGCGACAGCTGACCCGTGTGGTTGCAGTGCTCCAGGAGGTGGCTGCAGCTGGAGCTCAGATGATCGCTCCACTGGGAGAACAGGAAGGTCTCAATGCTTTAAAACTGGAGGATACTGCATGCAAAGTCGTGGAGCAG GTATACGGCTCCCAAGGTGTGAATGGCCCAGAGTTTCTGCGACAATCCTGCAGCTCTGTCATCGCCACCATGAACAAGATGGCTACAGCCATGCAGGAGGGAGAATATGATGCTGAAAAACCACAAGGAAAA ACTCCTCCAGTGGAGATGAGGGCATCCACCGTCAGGGCTGAGATGACTGACGCAGAAGGTCTTGGAGTCAAACTAGAAGACAGAGAAACCGTCATCATGGAGCTCAAGAAGTCTCTTAAGATTAAG GGTGAGGAGCTGAGTGAGGCCCACGTCCGCTTAAGCCTTTTGGAGAAGAAGCTGGACACCTCCACCAAAGATGCTGATGAGCGTGTGGAAAAGATTCAGACCAAACTGGATGAAAACCTTTCTCTActcaagaagaaagaaaa AGAGTTTGAGGAGACAATGGATGCTCTTCAGGCTGATATTGACCAGCTGGAGGCTGAGAAAGCTGAGCTGAAACAACGCATCAGTAACCAGTCAAAGATGACCATTGAAGGCCTGAGAGGTCCACCTGCCTCAGGAATTGCCTCTCTAGTCCATGGATCTGCAGGAG CAGGTCTGCCTCCTTCCATGGCAGGACCCACACAGGTAGTGGACTCTCCTCTTCTCAAGCAGCAGGTTGAGACTCAGAGACTGGGCATTAAATACCTCAAGAATGAAAACAACAGGCTCAAG GCCGAGAAGATGAGGGCTCAGCTTGCCTCCCTGCCTCCACTCTGTCCTCCAAAACTGCCCCAAGTGTCCAAAGAAAGCTCCACGCCTCCAGAGGGACTAAACACAGGCATCTATCGTAGAACTGACCAGCTGCTGGCCACCCTGCTCAAACTTAGTTCAGAAGTTAAAGTAGTGGACATCACCGGGAAAACGGCGG tcCGTGCCAGCACTCAGCTGCTGGAGCAGACGGCTCGATTGAAGAATCTAAGTGATGCTCTGGACAAACTTAAG GGTGAGGTTGCTGAACATGTGGTTTCATATCAGCCTGGAGCTAAGGCTTCCTCAGACTTTGCCACATTCCCAGCGTCCTCCTTTGTTAAG GCCAAAGGAGAGAAGCAAGAAGGAACAGTGTTTGTAGGTCGTGTTGCCATTCCATGTATCCGTGGACAAGAACAAGTCCACCGCCTCGTCCTatcacagcagcagctgcaacaaGTGCACCGTCTCCTCATGACCTAA